Proteins from a genomic interval of Drosophila willistoni isolate 14030-0811.24 chromosome 2L unlocalized genomic scaffold, UCI_dwil_1.1 Seg139, whole genome shotgun sequence:
- the LOC6638221 gene encoding LOW QUALITY PROTEIN: general odorant-binding protein 56h (The sequence of the model RefSeq protein was modified relative to this genomic sequence to represent the inferred CDS: substituted 1 base at 1 genomic stop codon) encodes GMVLLLLLVMSLFVGXCRYAKINLNLGLTVTIDAPRQLDEDMIHICSQQTEISLEELQKFQQPDVKVNASEATQCFTHCLYEQMGLMHDGVFVEKDFLGFLSDVSNPNTWPQRQCHNLKGDNKCETAYKIHQCIMKLKREQNFERDHAFDGDGDPTTSVTPTEQLNMP; translated from the coding sequence agtTATGTCCTTGTTTGTGGGATAGTGCCGCTATGCGAAAATCAATTTGAATCTTGGCCTCACTGTGACCATTGATGCCCCACGTCAACTCGACGAGGATATGATACACATTTGTTCCCAACAAACAGAAATCTCCCTTGAGGAATTACAGAAATTCCAGCAACCCGATGTCAAGGTCAATGCCTCGGAGGCCACACAATGCTTCACCCACTGTCTGTACGAGCAAATGGGACTCATGCACGATGGCGTGTTTGTGGAAAAGGATTTCCTTGGTTTCCTCTCGGATGTGAGTAATCCCAATACCTGGCCACAGCGACAATGCCACAACCTTAAGGGCGACAACAAATGCGAAACGGCCTATAAAATTCATCAATGCATCATGAAATTGAAGCGGGAGCAGAATTTTGAGCGAGACCATGCTTTCGATGGGGATGGGGACCCGACGACTTCTGTAACGCCGACCGAGCAACTCAATATGCCCTAA